The following are encoded together in the Leisingera caerulea DSM 24564 genome:
- a CDS encoding oxidoreductase, giving the protein MPGANGYSILFEPVKIGPVTARNRFYQVPHCNGMGHVRPQAEAAMRGMKAEGGWAVVSTQETEIHPTSDLGPYAENRLWDEHDIPALRLMTEKVHQHGALAAIQLAHNGHHATNHLTRAPVLGPCDGPIDTVFPKQARAMDKEDIRNLRRWHRAAARRAKEAGFDIVYIYAGHQMTLAHHFLLPQFNGRSDEYGGSLENRVRLTRELLEETREELDGQCAVALRIAVDQMKGADGMQAQEEGRAVVEMLAELPDLWDVNVADWSNDSQTTRFQPQDGFQIPYVDFVKQVTNKPVVGVGRFTSPDLMTSLVSKGVLDLIGAARPSIADPFLPKKIEEGRIEEIRECIGCNICVSADNLGVPIRCTQNPTMGEEWRRGWHPEKIAPKRNETNALVIGSGPAGLECALQLSNRGYDVTLAEAAPEFGGRALRESRLSGLAAWKRVADNRLWQLQQRANVQMFTDSPITAAEVADLEIPNVFAATGSRWLRDGSGRSSHAPLPVEGLPVFTPDDIMAGELPPADGPVLIYDDDQAYIAGVIAHHLAAAGRQVILATPGAVVSAFTELTLEQARVQTSLIEAGVEIIPLHLLQSAGAGGATLGCAYTGRPRAVPCASLLMVTARQRDAALYEELKANHAHRFTTLELIGDAASPGLIADAVYAGHMAARNFERDPAAADADWFRRELISLNGMGGS; this is encoded by the coding sequence ATGCCAGGCGCAAATGGGTATTCCATTCTGTTTGAACCGGTGAAGATCGGTCCTGTCACCGCGCGGAACCGGTTTTACCAGGTGCCCCATTGCAACGGCATGGGGCATGTGCGCCCGCAGGCCGAGGCCGCCATGCGCGGCATGAAGGCCGAAGGCGGCTGGGCCGTGGTTTCCACCCAGGAGACCGAGATCCACCCGACCTCTGACCTGGGGCCGTATGCCGAAAACCGGCTGTGGGATGAGCACGACATTCCCGCCCTGCGGTTGATGACCGAGAAGGTGCACCAGCACGGCGCGCTGGCGGCAATCCAGCTGGCCCACAACGGCCACCACGCCACCAACCACCTGACCCGCGCGCCGGTGCTGGGACCCTGCGACGGGCCGATTGACACGGTCTTTCCCAAACAGGCCCGCGCCATGGACAAGGAGGACATCCGCAACCTGCGCCGCTGGCACCGCGCCGCCGCCCGCCGCGCCAAGGAGGCCGGGTTCGACATCGTCTATATCTATGCCGGCCATCAGATGACCCTGGCGCATCACTTCCTGCTGCCGCAATTCAATGGCCGCAGCGATGAGTACGGCGGCTCTTTGGAAAACCGCGTCCGCTTGACCCGCGAGCTCTTGGAGGAAACCCGCGAGGAACTGGACGGCCAGTGCGCCGTCGCCCTCCGGATTGCAGTCGACCAGATGAAGGGCGCGGACGGAATGCAGGCGCAGGAGGAAGGCCGCGCCGTGGTTGAGATGCTGGCCGAGCTTCCCGATCTCTGGGACGTCAACGTCGCCGATTGGAGCAATGACAGCCAGACCACCCGCTTCCAGCCGCAGGACGGCTTTCAGATTCCTTACGTCGATTTCGTCAAACAGGTGACCAACAAGCCGGTGGTCGGTGTCGGCCGCTTCACCTCGCCGGACCTGATGACCTCGCTGGTCAGCAAGGGCGTGCTGGACCTGATCGGCGCCGCCCGCCCCTCCATCGCCGACCCGTTCCTGCCGAAGAAAATCGAGGAAGGCCGCATCGAAGAGATCCGTGAATGCATCGGCTGCAACATCTGTGTGTCAGCTGACAATTTAGGCGTGCCGATCCGCTGCACACAGAATCCTACCATGGGCGAGGAATGGCGCCGCGGCTGGCACCCCGAGAAAATCGCCCCAAAGCGCAATGAAACCAATGCTTTGGTGATCGGCTCCGGTCCGGCGGGCCTGGAATGCGCGCTGCAGTTGTCAAACCGCGGCTATGACGTGACCCTCGCCGAGGCCGCGCCGGAATTCGGCGGCCGCGCCCTGCGCGAATCCCGCCTGTCCGGGCTGGCCGCCTGGAAACGGGTGGCCGACAACCGGCTGTGGCAGCTGCAGCAGCGCGCCAATGTGCAGATGTTCACCGACAGCCCGATAACCGCGGCCGAGGTCGCCGATTTGGAGATCCCCAATGTCTTTGCTGCCACCGGCAGCCGCTGGCTGCGCGACGGCAGCGGCCGCTCCAGCCACGCGCCGCTGCCGGTTGAGGGCCTGCCGGTCTTCACTCCGGACGACATCATGGCGGGCGAACTGCCCCCAGCCGACGGTCCGGTGCTGATCTATGACGACGACCAAGCCTACATCGCGGGGGTCATAGCGCACCATCTGGCCGCGGCCGGCCGCCAGGTGATCCTGGCCACCCCTGGCGCCGTGGTCTCAGCCTTTACTGAGCTGACGCTGGAACAGGCGCGGGTGCAGACCAGCCTGATCGAGGCCGGGGTGGAGATCATCCCGCTGCATCTGCTGCAATCAGCCGGTGCGGGTGGCGCCACCCTGGGCTGCGCCTACACCGGCCGTCCGCGCGCGGTCCCCTGCGCCAGCCTGCTGATGGTGACCGCCCGCCAGCGCGACGCGGCCCTTTATGAAGAGCTGAAGGCAAACCACGCGCACCGCTTCACCACGCTGGAGCTGATCGGCGATGCCGCATCCCCCGGGCTGATTGCCGATGCGGTCTATGCCGGCCACATGGCGGCGCGCAATTTCGAACGCGACCCGGCGGCGGCCGATGCGGACTGGTTCCGCCGCGAATTGATCTCTCTGAACGGTATGGGAGGCAGCTGA
- a CDS encoding aromatic ring-hydroxylating oxygenase subunit alpha: protein MPKDDLQVMRELMESHREGFALERHFYTSQAVYDHDIKMFWNRNWIWVGHVSQIAEPGDYFLFDYGPESVIVVRDRDGDVRAHLNVCRHRGSRVCLEKKGTARVFSCPYHAWTFGLDGRLRGGRAMGPDFDPADYGLFPVQVQIFQGLIFICADENPPPLAESLDRLAPLSAPMSLENLKLAHEASYPVPANWKLALENYLECYHCAPSHQEFSRSHSLKDPADVEKYGAALRERSAAIGLPVEELDLTGPNAQAPGADVYWRRYPLFPGYQTGSRDGGPLAPPLGQLTGHDGGATDLAVGTLNYFLIYADHLVGYRFVPRGLQETDIQIAWYVRGDAEEGRDYDKEALTWLWHVTSLDDERIIRHNQEGVNSHRFAPGPLSEMEWSLPGFYRSYFRML, encoded by the coding sequence ATGCCCAAAGACGACCTGCAAGTGATGCGCGAGCTGATGGAGAGCCACCGCGAGGGCTTTGCGCTGGAGCGGCATTTCTATACCTCCCAAGCGGTTTACGACCACGACATCAAGATGTTCTGGAACCGCAACTGGATCTGGGTGGGCCACGTCAGCCAGATCGCGGAACCCGGAGACTATTTCCTGTTCGATTACGGCCCGGAATCGGTGATCGTGGTGCGCGACCGCGACGGAGACGTCCGCGCGCATCTGAACGTCTGCCGCCACCGCGGCTCCCGCGTCTGTCTGGAAAAAAAAGGCACCGCGCGGGTGTTCTCCTGCCCCTACCACGCCTGGACATTCGGCCTCGACGGACGGTTGCGCGGGGGCCGCGCCATGGGGCCGGATTTCGACCCCGCCGACTACGGGCTGTTCCCTGTGCAGGTGCAGATCTTTCAGGGGCTGATCTTCATCTGCGCCGATGAAAACCCGCCGCCGCTGGCCGAAAGCCTGGACCGCCTCGCGCCGCTGTCGGCACCGATGAGCCTGGAGAACCTGAAACTGGCGCATGAGGCCTCCTACCCGGTGCCCGCAAACTGGAAGCTGGCGCTGGAAAACTACTTGGAGTGCTACCACTGTGCGCCGTCGCATCAGGAGTTTTCCCGCAGCCATTCGCTCAAGGACCCGGCGGATGTGGAGAAATACGGCGCGGCCCTGCGCGAGCGCTCCGCTGCCATCGGCCTGCCGGTGGAGGAGCTGGACCTGACCGGTCCCAACGCACAGGCACCCGGCGCCGACGTCTACTGGCGCCGCTACCCGCTGTTTCCCGGCTACCAGACCGGCAGCAGGGACGGCGGGCCGCTGGCACCGCCGTTGGGTCAGCTCACCGGCCATGACGGCGGCGCCACCGATCTGGCCGTTGGCACACTGAATTACTTCCTGATCTATGCCGACCATCTGGTGGGCTACCGCTTTGTCCCGCGCGGTTTGCAGGAGACCGACATCCAGATTGCCTGGTACGTGCGCGGCGATGCCGAAGAAGGGCGCGACTATGATAAGGAAGCCCTCACATGGCTGTGGCATGTCACCTCGCTCGATGATGAACGCATCATCCGCCACAATCAGGAAGGCGTGAATTCGCACCGTTTTGCGCCCGGCCCGCTGTCCGAGATGGAATGGAGCCTGCCGGGCTTCTACCGCAGCTATTTCAGGATGCTCTGA
- a CDS encoding trimethylamine methyltransferase family protein translates to MVDVTKTRPRRRSGGRDARAAARTQASASQAIWPGLSGGRYRPLSDADMQKIHHAALTILERTGIGDPTEELLDLVLPKGATLSVHGRLCFPRALMEDLLAGAANEFYVHARGSRAGKDDMHCTKDKVYYANSGTAVTTFDAASRSYRPSTIRDVYDFTRLVDRLDNIHMTGDTVLGTDVPQDFEHDMSMLYSILAGSEKPSCLTFRDRSHIKPAIEMFDIASGGEGKFLQKPSVIFGGCPIVSPLRLGRENLEIMIDTAKLGLTCDLAVPPQAGATSPAPLAGTLAQAVAETLSCVAIVNLINPGTPVVFAAWPFITDLRTGSFTGGSGEQALIGAAAIQMGNFYNLPNSVGCGMTDSKIPDAQYGLEKALTFSLAAHAGANRLCEFGGMVGSLMGCSFESMVIDNEAAGMISRTLRGIEVSDETLSVDVIHDCATGPGHFLGNTQTLQYMETEYVYPDLMDRELTDTWEKAGKQTMFDRAREVSDRILGEHFPNYFGSKLDAEVRAKFPVKLPPEAMRPGK, encoded by the coding sequence ATGGTTGACGTCACCAAGACCCGGCCCCGCCGCCGCAGCGGCGGCCGCGATGCCCGCGCCGCGGCCCGCACGCAAGCCTCCGCCAGCCAGGCGATCTGGCCCGGCCTCTCCGGCGGCCGTTACCGGCCGCTGTCGGATGCGGACATGCAAAAGATCCACCACGCCGCGCTGACCATTCTGGAACGCACCGGCATCGGCGACCCGACAGAGGAACTGCTGGACCTGGTGCTGCCCAAGGGCGCCACCCTCAGCGTGCATGGCCGTCTTTGTTTCCCGCGCGCGCTGATGGAGGACCTGCTGGCCGGCGCGGCCAATGAGTTTTACGTTCACGCCCGCGGCAGCCGTGCGGGCAAGGACGACATGCACTGCACCAAGGACAAGGTCTATTACGCCAACTCCGGCACCGCGGTGACGACCTTTGACGCCGCCAGCCGCAGCTACCGCCCCTCCACCATCCGCGACGTCTATGACTTCACCCGGCTGGTGGACCGGCTCGACAACATCCATATGACAGGCGACACCGTGCTGGGCACCGACGTGCCGCAGGATTTCGAGCATGACATGTCGATGCTCTATTCCATCCTGGCAGGCAGCGAGAAGCCATCCTGCCTCACCTTTCGCGACCGGTCTCATATCAAGCCGGCGATTGAGATGTTTGATATTGCGTCGGGCGGTGAGGGCAAGTTCCTGCAAAAACCCTCGGTGATATTCGGCGGCTGTCCGATCGTGTCGCCGCTGCGGCTGGGGCGCGAAAACCTGGAGATCATGATCGACACCGCTAAGCTGGGCCTGACCTGCGACCTGGCGGTGCCGCCGCAGGCCGGTGCGACCTCCCCTGCGCCGCTGGCCGGCACGCTGGCGCAGGCGGTGGCTGAGACGCTTTCCTGCGTGGCCATCGTCAACCTGATCAACCCCGGCACGCCGGTTGTATTTGCCGCCTGGCCCTTCATCACCGATCTGCGCACCGGCTCCTTCACCGGCGGATCGGGCGAGCAGGCGCTGATCGGCGCTGCCGCGATCCAGATGGGCAATTTCTACAACCTGCCCAATTCTGTCGGCTGCGGCATGACCGATTCCAAGATACCCGATGCCCAGTACGGGTTGGAAAAGGCGCTGACATTCAGCCTTGCCGCCCATGCCGGCGCCAACCGTCTGTGCGAGTTCGGCGGCATGGTCGGCTCGCTGATGGGATGCTCGTTCGAGTCGATGGTGATCGACAACGAGGCCGCGGGCATGATCTCCCGCACCCTGCGCGGGATCGAGGTCAGCGACGAGACCCTCTCGGTCGATGTGATCCACGACTGTGCCACCGGCCCCGGCCATTTTCTCGGCAACACCCAGACGCTGCAGTATATGGAGACGGAATATGTCTACCCCGACCTGATGGACCGCGAATTGACGGACACTTGGGAAAAGGCGGGCAAGCAAACCATGTTCGACCGCGCCCGCGAGGTTTCGGACCGGATCCTGGGCGAGCATTTCCCGAACTACTTCGGCAGCAAGCTCGACGCCGAGGTCCGCGCCAAGTTCCCGGTCAAGCTGCCGCCGGAGGCCATGCGCCCCGGCAAGTAA
- a CDS encoding mandelate racemase/muconate lactonizing enzyme family protein, with translation MKLDSIETFVFGNPPPRHGGRYFIFVRLTTACGITGVGEIYNATFGPDLCCAMAQEMFARQFAGCDPHHIEKLWRKSYGAGYTLRPDVTVMGVLSGLEMACWDIIGKAAGKPVYELMGGQVHERLRSYTYLYPPEGDVYPDPDTPNVYNDPDMAAEVALQRVEQGFTAVKFDPAGPYTIYDGHQPRLEDLERSEMFVKRIREAVGTRADLLFGTHGQFTVSGAKRMARRLEPYEPLWFEEPTTPENPADMAEVARFTSVPISTGERLCTKHEFARVLEAGAASILQMDLGRVGGLLEAKKIASMAETRQAQIAPHLYCGPVVAAANIQISACSPNFLILESIGTFQGPYMSCLKSKITWEDGYVIPSREPGLGVELDDEAIAASPYTGSELHLELAQEPVVQ, from the coding sequence ATGAAACTCGACAGCATCGAAACCTTTGTGTTCGGCAATCCGCCACCGCGCCACGGCGGGCGCTATTTCATCTTTGTGCGCCTCACCACCGCTTGCGGCATCACCGGAGTGGGGGAGATTTACAACGCGACCTTCGGCCCCGATCTGTGCTGTGCCATGGCTCAAGAGATGTTTGCCCGCCAGTTTGCGGGCTGTGACCCGCATCATATCGAGAAGCTGTGGCGGAAATCCTACGGTGCCGGTTACACGCTGCGGCCCGATGTGACGGTGATGGGGGTGCTGAGCGGTCTGGAAATGGCCTGCTGGGACATCATCGGCAAGGCGGCGGGCAAGCCGGTTTACGAGCTGATGGGCGGCCAGGTGCATGAGCGGCTGCGCAGCTACACCTATCTGTATCCGCCGGAAGGCGATGTGTATCCGGACCCGGACACGCCCAACGTCTACAACGACCCGGACATGGCGGCAGAGGTGGCGCTGCAACGGGTGGAACAGGGATTTACCGCGGTGAAATTCGACCCCGCCGGGCCGTATACGATCTATGACGGCCATCAGCCGCGGCTGGAGGACCTGGAGCGCAGCGAGATGTTCGTGAAGCGCATCCGCGAGGCTGTCGGAACCCGCGCAGACCTGTTGTTCGGCACCCATGGGCAGTTCACCGTTTCAGGCGCCAAAAGGATGGCGCGGCGGTTGGAACCCTATGAGCCCTTGTGGTTCGAGGAACCCACCACGCCCGAGAACCCCGCCGATATGGCTGAAGTGGCGCGGTTTACGTCGGTGCCGATCTCAACCGGTGAGCGGCTTTGCACCAAGCATGAATTCGCGCGGGTGCTGGAGGCCGGGGCGGCCTCGATCCTGCAGATGGACCTGGGGCGGGTCGGCGGCCTGCTGGAGGCCAAGAAGATCGCATCCATGGCCGAGACACGGCAGGCGCAGATCGCGCCGCATCTTTATTGCGGGCCGGTGGTGGCGGCGGCGAACATCCAGATCTCCGCCTGCAGCCCGAATTTCCTGATCCTCGAAAGCATCGGCACCTTCCAAGGCCCCTACATGTCCTGCCTGAAATCCAAGATCACTTGGGAAGACGGCTATGTGATCCCGTCCAGGGAACCGGGTCTGGGGGTGGAGCTGGATGATGAAGCCATCGCCGCCAGCCCCTATACCGGCAGCGAGCTGCATCTGGAGCTGGCGCAGGAACCAGTGGTTCAGTAA
- a CDS encoding GMC family oxidoreductase, which produces MAQTFDFIIVGAGSAGCVLADKLTANGRYKVLLIEAGGTDRRFWIKVPVGYGFTFSNPAVNWRYSAAADPGLNGREGYWPRGKVLGGSSSINAMAYVRGLPRDFDDWEAAGATGWGWETVRRGYEALESNDEWQQGRRRLRGTGPVRVTDLSERMHPFTRNFLAAGQEMGWPVLPDMNGPADTGANTLPSEGMGYVRSTVKGGRRWSSADAFLRPAMRRGNLTVVSGALVEKVLTAGGRATGVAYRVKGQTQLATAAREVILSAGAVNSPQLLQLSGIGPAALLQRHGIAVKHDLPQVGLGLQDHLAVSHFFWANTATLNDRLGSFAGQMKAGLQYVLARKGPLSVPVNQCSGFVRTQGAALPDVQVYCNPASYSTRPSGKPQIDRDNGFLLCVQPGRPTSRGQIAIQSADPAQPPRIEPNSLATDEDKATAVRASRLLQALAAVPAIKRVTRERRAPDILEMDDAALLENFRNRAGSVFHASCTCRMGREASDSVLDARLRVHGMAGLRVIDASAFPNITSGNTNAPTMMLAARAADLVLEDNKNRPLAAE; this is translated from the coding sequence ATGGCGCAAACATTTGATTTCATTATCGTTGGGGCCGGATCGGCAGGCTGTGTGCTGGCGGACAAGCTGACGGCAAACGGCCGTTATAAGGTACTGCTGATCGAGGCCGGGGGCACGGACCGGAGGTTTTGGATCAAGGTTCCGGTCGGCTATGGCTTCACTTTCTCCAACCCGGCTGTGAACTGGCGCTATTCGGCGGCGGCGGACCCGGGGCTGAACGGGCGCGAGGGCTATTGGCCGCGGGGCAAGGTGCTGGGCGGATCAAGTTCGATCAACGCGATGGCCTATGTGCGTGGGCTGCCGCGTGATTTCGACGATTGGGAGGCCGCAGGCGCCACCGGCTGGGGCTGGGAGACTGTGCGCCGCGGCTATGAGGCGCTGGAGAGCAATGACGAATGGCAGCAGGGCCGCCGCCGGTTGCGCGGCACCGGACCGGTGCGCGTCACCGACCTGAGCGAGCGCATGCATCCCTTTACCCGCAACTTCCTGGCCGCGGGGCAGGAAATGGGCTGGCCGGTCCTGCCGGACATGAATGGCCCTGCTGATACCGGAGCCAATACGCTGCCCAGCGAGGGCATGGGGTATGTCCGCAGCACGGTGAAGGGCGGGCGGCGCTGGTCCTCGGCGGATGCGTTCCTGCGGCCCGCGATGCGGCGCGGCAACCTGACCGTGGTGAGCGGCGCGCTGGTGGAGAAAGTGCTGACCGCGGGCGGGCGTGCCACCGGGGTGGCGTACCGGGTGAAGGGGCAGACGCAGCTGGCCACGGCAGCGCGGGAGGTGATCCTGAGCGCGGGCGCGGTGAACTCTCCGCAGCTGCTGCAGCTGTCGGGGATCGGGCCGGCGGCGCTGCTGCAGCGGCATGGGATCGCGGTGAAACACGATTTGCCGCAGGTCGGCCTGGGGTTGCAGGATCATCTGGCGGTGTCGCATTTCTTCTGGGCCAATACCGCGACACTGAACGACAGGCTGGGCAGTTTCGCCGGGCAGATGAAGGCGGGGTTGCAATATGTGCTGGCCCGCAAGGGGCCGCTGAGCGTTCCGGTCAACCAGTGCAGCGGTTTCGTCCGCACCCAAGGTGCAGCGCTGCCGGACGTGCAGGTCTATTGCAATCCGGCCTCTTATTCGACGCGTCCCTCGGGCAAGCCGCAGATTGACCGGGACAATGGTTTCCTGCTGTGCGTGCAGCCGGGCCGGCCCACCAGCCGGGGGCAGATCGCCATCCAATCCGCCGACCCGGCGCAGCCGCCGCGGATCGAGCCGAACTCGCTGGCGACAGATGAAGACAAGGCTACTGCCGTGCGCGCCAGCCGCTTGCTGCAGGCACTGGCAGCGGTCCCCGCCATCAAGCGCGTCACGCGGGAGCGGCGGGCGCCGGACATTCTGGAGATGGACGACGCGGCGCTGCTGGAGAACTTCCGCAACCGCGCGGGCAGCGTGTTCCATGCCTCCTGCACCTGCCGGATGGGCCGTGAAGCCAGCGACTCCGTGCTGGATGCGCGGCTGCGGGTGCACGGCATGGCGGGCCTGCGGGTGATTGACGCCTCAGCATTTCCGAACATTACCTCCGGCAACACCAATGCGCCGACCATGATGCTGGCGGCCCGGGCCGCGGATTTGGTGCTTGAAGACAATAAAAACAGGCCCTTGGCGGCTGAATGA
- a CDS encoding LysR substrate-binding domain-containing protein, which translates to MTDLPHVTWLKAFEASARLNSFSAAAEELGLTPAAVSQQIRLLEKHLDTRLFRRLPRGVALTDTGQAYAQPIRKSFDDMQRATTGLFSKKRKRVVRLRATISCAALVIAPQLARFQADHPDIFVQLSTTVWASRFDEEALDIDIRYGSGDWQEAQILHLGHENAIPVCSPVYAKALGGSPAIEDLARADVVQIIGSETDWGRLADLHGLTLQVTTDWLKADSSLLALQTVAAGHGVTMVLESFARQYIEQGLVIAPTAFKLPKRRSHYMVINDRAGQREEVKAVAGWLTSLYQALI; encoded by the coding sequence ATGACCGATCTGCCCCATGTCACCTGGCTCAAAGCCTTCGAGGCCTCCGCACGGCTCAACAGCTTCTCCGCCGCGGCAGAGGAGCTGGGCCTGACCCCTGCCGCTGTCAGCCAGCAGATCCGGCTGCTGGAGAAACACCTGGACACCCGGCTGTTCCGGCGCCTGCCCCGCGGCGTTGCCCTGACAGACACCGGTCAGGCCTACGCCCAGCCGATCCGCAAATCCTTTGACGATATGCAGCGCGCCACCACCGGCCTGTTCAGCAAGAAACGCAAGCGTGTGGTGCGGCTGCGGGCAACGATCTCCTGCGCTGCCCTTGTGATCGCGCCGCAGCTGGCCCGGTTTCAGGCCGACCACCCCGACATCTTCGTACAGCTGTCCACCACGGTCTGGGCCAGCCGGTTCGACGAGGAGGCGCTGGACATCGACATCCGCTATGGCTCCGGCGACTGGCAGGAGGCGCAGATCCTGCACCTGGGCCACGAAAACGCCATTCCGGTCTGCAGCCCCGTCTATGCCAAGGCCCTTGGCGGGAGCCCCGCCATTGAGGACCTGGCACGCGCCGATGTCGTGCAGATCATCGGCTCCGAAACCGACTGGGGCCGCCTGGCCGACCTGCACGGGCTGACGCTGCAAGTGACCACCGACTGGCTCAAGGCCGATTCCTCTCTGCTCGCCTTGCAAACAGTGGCGGCGGGCCATGGGGTGACGATGGTGCTGGAAAGCTTTGCCCGGCAATACATTGAGCAGGGGCTGGTCATCGCCCCCACCGCGTTCAAACTGCCGAAACGCCGCTCGCACTACATGGTGATCAACGACCGTGCGGGCCAGCGGGAGGAGGTGAAGGCGGTGGCCGGCTGGCTCACCTCACTCTATCAGGCGCTGATCTGA
- a CDS encoding cystathionine gamma-lyase, with product MDKPTAPKPGAMLHLRGNTLSEGDPVALPLTHSSMYHVPGDWNGGPSYGRADNATWEHLEHVLGYLEDAPVLAFPSGMAAITASLFATVKAGSRILIPSDGYYVTRRLSERFLQNLGVEVEQRPTASFAEGGFEGFDVVFAETPSNPGLDLCDLRAVSDAVHAAGGLLIVDNTTMTPLGQRPLELGADVVVASDTKAPGGHSDVLMGHLATRSEDVLQAARDWRMIGGGIPGPQEAWLAHRGLETLEVRFDRMCNTAEVLAERLAAHPLVQKIRFPGLKSDPSHELAKQQMARFGFLISITLDSAGQADAFINNCPLIRAATSFGGVHTSAERRARWGDAVAPGFVRISVGTEPAEELWSAMAASLDALQT from the coding sequence ATGGACAAACCCACCGCCCCCAAACCCGGAGCCATGCTGCATCTGCGCGGCAACACGCTGTCCGAGGGCGACCCTGTGGCGCTGCCGCTGACTCACAGCTCGATGTACCACGTGCCGGGCGATTGGAACGGCGGCCCCAGCTATGGCCGCGCCGACAACGCAACCTGGGAGCATCTGGAGCACGTGCTGGGGTATCTGGAAGATGCACCGGTGCTGGCCTTCCCCTCTGGCATGGCGGCCATAACGGCGTCGCTGTTTGCCACGGTCAAGGCCGGGTCACGGATCCTGATCCCGTCCGACGGTTATTATGTGACCCGCCGTCTTAGCGAGCGCTTTCTGCAGAACCTTGGCGTGGAGGTTGAGCAGCGCCCCACCGCCAGCTTTGCCGAGGGCGGATTTGAAGGCTTTGATGTAGTTTTTGCGGAGACCCCGTCGAATCCCGGTCTGGACCTCTGCGACCTGCGCGCGGTCTCGGACGCGGTTCATGCGGCAGGCGGGCTGCTGATCGTTGACAACACCACCATGACCCCGCTGGGCCAGCGCCCGCTGGAGCTCGGCGCGGATGTGGTTGTCGCCTCCGACACCAAGGCACCGGGCGGCCATTCCGACGTGCTGATGGGGCATTTGGCGACGCGCAGCGAGGATGTGCTGCAGGCGGCGCGGGACTGGCGGATGATCGGCGGCGGCATCCCCGGCCCGCAGGAGGCCTGGCTGGCGCATCGCGGTCTGGAGACGCTGGAAGTGCGTTTCGACCGGATGTGCAACACCGCGGAGGTGCTGGCGGAGCGGCTGGCCGCGCATCCGCTGGTGCAAAAGATCCGGTTTCCGGGGCTGAAATCCGATCCCTCGCATGAACTGGCCAAGCAGCAGATGGCACGGTTCGGCTTCCTGATCTCGATTACTCTGGACAGTGCAGGGCAGGCCGATGCCTTCATCAACAATTGCCCGCTGATCCGGGCGGCGACCTCCTTTGGCGGCGTGCATACCTCGGCCGAGCGCCGCGCCCGTTGGGGCGATGCCGTGGCGCCGGGCTTCGTGCGGATTTCCGTCGGCACCGAACCGGCGGAGGAGTTGTGGAGCGCGATGGCAGCTTCGCTGGACGCGCTGCAGACCTAG